The window aaaaaatctctccaAATTTACCAGGGCAGAATCAACAAAATGTGAGTATACTAAGCTGCATCGATCCCTGCACACTGCATATCAGAAGTCAGAAACCACACTACTGATCTGAAGCAAACAATTCGAGAGGTTCTTGATTACCTCGATTGATTTTAGCTGATATCAGGATGAGAAAAGTTCAGAGAAAGCTCGCCGCAGCCTGCGGCCTCTCAGAACTGCATCTCCAATCCCCGACAACGGCCAAGCGGTTGGAGCCTCCGTCTCCGGCATGCGATCCGCGCGAAATCTCACCCTCCGTCGCGGCCTGACGAACCCTGCTCCGATCCCCTCCCAGGttcgccggagctccgccgcctcgtcggGGGATCGGAGAGCGAGAAACCGAGAAGGAGCCTAattacaaacatgaaaatgAGAGGGATTTTTATGTAAATGTAACTCGATCTTAGATTCCCATCCAACGGTTAACACTTAACACAAgtccaatgatattatttttttcaaataagccCCCTTCTTTGGATCACTGCCAACTGAACAACCTCATCTTTCCGCTTACACTTATACTCATATcagctaaattttaaatttgcagCTTTAAATTTGAGTGAATtccctgtgtacccctgaaaactcactcaatccctttcatacccctaaaatttacccgatcccttctgtacccctgaaatttcaatttgatcccttccatgcccctaccgttacattttccatcattttactgttacgtttggttgcaaatgtctttttttgcccttgatgctttaggtttaaatataagcttcaaaaataattgaaaattttgtttgagtgcacatcgtgtgcattttataaaactaatgagactaaataattagtgcagaaaattttgacataaattttgaaaataaaataaatgtaaaaaaaataaaatttttatttgaaattttaataggacaatggattttttttatcaggagcattcataaaaaaaatattatgaacaTTGGTATACCTATCTTtatatgaatgctcctcatttttatgaccttttttttaaaaaataaatacgtattttttttatttcattatctaaaaatatttttttgggataaataatgcatcgcacaacaaactcataactataatagtctcatgcgagaagcttttatatttttaataatgtaattcatgaatttctttgttcatccaagggtaaaatggtcatttttatagaaaatacacggtcaactaatggtcaactgacgggaggggtatgcaagggatcaaaatcaaattttgggggtatataaggaagtaagcaaaattcaggggtatagaagggattaggaaaaatttcaggggtatataagggattttctctttaaatttagagttgattttggggattttcatcgaagtttattctTCGGTGTTTTCTTTTCGAtagctaagagcatctccaacaataGCTACTATTTTAGAGTCCCTAAAGGTTAAATGGGGGCTGCCCCAATTTCCTCAGGACTCTAAGAATGGTTCTAACTCCAGCAACAACATCTATTTCTTAGCCcctatttctttttctcctctatTTTATCTTATAATCCATCTTTTATGTTTAGTTTAATATCacaataatgtaaatattaatatttcCAACGCATagaatttaatcaaatttaaattaataatttcaaacaACACAATTAAAttgaaatttgatttttttttataatatcacaCTGATATGTGCATATACGTACACTAGTGTGAGTGCATGGATGACTCACTAGAATGCTCAATCAGTCCATCTGTTGCGGCTAGTAGCAGTAGCAGTTCATCCATCCTACACTCAATATCCAAtgatatacatgcatatatggatgcatataatcatatatgagCTGGTCAATATTAAGATATATTATATCCAGTGCATACACGAAACTGCATGAATATATGCAAGGAGATATAGTAGTAGCTCCTTCTAGATCAGCATCAAATCTCAGTTGGCCACTGGCGGCAGATGGCTGTTCACACTTAACAGGAACCAAACCACGTCTCATCGATATGCAGAAAAATCCATGCATACGTGCATCCATGCAGGTGACCAATACTATAGCAGGGCGATGGCCGGATTAGAGCAGAATCACCCGCAacaagacggccggcggcgtgcaAGCAATCGCGCGGGAAGGAGCACGCGTCGTGGAAGCATTCCCCCGCGCCAAAGAAAATTGGATAGGGGCTGGGGATAGAGCCCCCAGGCCTAGGGGCTGTAGGAGGGAATTTGGGAGGCTTCCTACTTTGGGGCCTTAAGTAGGGGCCTGTTGGACTTTATTTTTTAGTCTCAACCTCTCAAAGTTGTTTAAGGTCTGTGTTTAGGAGCTTTACTGAACATGCTCTAAGAACGCATATATAAAAGTTCTATTCATAAGTTATTTTTCgtcagctaaaatttgaatttgcaaccttaaatttggagttgattttggggattttcatcaaaatttattcTTCAGCGCTTTCTTTTCGAtagctaagaacacatatataaaagttttgttcacattttttttttcaaatataccGTTTAGATAGGAGTATCTATCATCATTTTTTTCGAAAAGGACCTTATGGTTATGATCAATACCACTCCAAGAGTCGTAAACtttgcaaatgagcccctgTTTTGGAATGCATTATGCAGATTAGCCCCTGATCGGCTGATCGCGGTGctcttccctctcctccctccgagatcgccgccgctcccgccggcggcgagatccCGCCTCGTTGCGGCGGGCGCTCGCCGTCGCTCGAGGCAGCGATCTCCATGGTATTCTCGGCGAGTGCCTCTGCCTCCTGCCTTTGACGGCGGGGAGCGGGATCCTCTCGCTCGCCATCGCCGGAATCGGGGctcgacagtggcgcgctacGCCTTGTCTACCTCTAGATCCACGCACCTGGACTAGATCTCATGGCGGAGTATATCCAAACCCAACGATCTAGATAACTTGGAGTAGGAAATTGCTGGCTCCTCATGAAGATTATTGTTccatcttaattaattacggTTTTGATCtagggagtacctatacatctttcgaaagatttttatgatcgtatcacacagatttttaatctttggattaaaatccgatagatataataaaaagcaaaaagcaattaagaaacaccataatggacactaaattaccatatcctcaagaaaaagaccaaatccaatacaaaatttaaaatttacatgcgaagattcaaaaattatagtgtaacttacaaaagttatagtgtaagtttcataaattacactgtaacttacaagaaaatgcattgtaaatttgagtgagaaaatcgagtgagagataagaaaaaatctttcgagtgagatatagcaaaatcgtttgaTCTATGTGAAATTTGCAGTGAAGTTCATCTGAATCTGACCACTCTTTTGTGTTCATCTTCTTTTACCATCTTAAttacagttttgtgataaaaaatTCACTTGGCTATTAACTATTAATCATCCTCCTATCCAATTCAAGGCTTATGCCTTCATATATGTATCTCTGAAATCGTATGTTCAGTTGTTCACAAGTGTTCATAAATATTTCTGTCTGCAATTTAGagattttttgtttgtttgattcCTTACATCACCAGGCCCATTTTATTTTGTAGAAAGACGTGGTGTAGATTGCATCCACGACTCCCTACTTCCCTACCGCTGATGGGGGAGGGGATCACGCAAACCAATTTTTACAGTCCCAATGGTTGTTAATTAAACTAATCATTTTTTGCTACTTTCAAGTGGTATCTGTGCTGATTGATCTTTGTTTTTAAGCAGGAACCATTGGGGAACCAAATCTACGTCGCCTTCTTCAATTGCAAGTAGCCAACATGATCAAGATCCACTTGATATAGTAGCTGATTTTAACACATGCCTTAGCTGATTTAACAACCGCCCGTTTCTTATTTTCGGGAATACGCAAAAGGCTTGCATCTCATTACACAACTGCCTATTGTTCCTATGGAGTAATTATATTTTGCAGTTGCAGCCATCAGTGTCACATCAAAAGTGCTAAGCAAAGAGGAGCACCACCTAAGCACAACCGACAAAAGGCAGCTACTGCAACTTTTGGTCCTATGTAAAGATGGCCTAGAAGAACAGAAGCTGAGTGTCACACTCACACCAGAGCAAGACGAGAAAGAGATAAGCATTCATTTGCATGCACCAattatgaaatgcaattccaagGTAGGCATGGGCAAATGTGTATCATCACTTATACTTGGCACTAACTTGTTGAGGTGTGCAGACTGCAGGCTACAGGAATGTCCTACTCTTTCCCTGAGAAGGtgatctgaattctgaattcaTCATACAAAAGGTTGTGCCTTTCTTACAGGGGATTTGCTTCTTTTGTGTGAGTACTTGAAGTGTAGTGGCCATATTGGGCTGGAAGAGGCAGCATACCAACAGTAAGCAGAGCTGTTGGTGCAGCAGTAACAGTAAACTGGTGAGTATAGCTTGATACATTGAGCACTGTTGGTTTGTGCCAGTGAAGCACATGTGGCTAGTTGCTGTGTGTGTGACAGTGCAAGGAGGCAGGCCACCCACTTGGCATCCCTCTTTGATTCCTCCTGTTCATTTGAGGCTCAGGTGGGGCAcagtgagaaagagagagagagagagagagagagagagagaggccatCTTGTGTGTGTTGGATTATTGTGAGTCTTGTCTTTCTTATCTATAGTTGCTTTTCTTCATTGTCTTTTGGTTTAAGGTCCTCATTTTCCACCAGCGCTTGCCAGGGAAAGTAATTCTGGAGGAAGACACAGATTCTTGAGGGAAAAGAGGTGAGATTCTTGATTTCAGATACAAGAGGAGTAGAGTGGTTCTTTGTCCCCTAGCCCTAGGTAGGTGAAAAAAAGCTTCCTTTGCTAATTGCTATAGGTTTCTTTGTATAGGTGCCCcacagaaaagaaagaaagaagctaCTTGACTTGACTTGGTATAGGTTCTTTTCCTGCCCCTCTGATTTGATTTGCATATGCTGCTGCCACCATTGCAGTGCTGCTAACATGGAAGAAATAATGCAGCAGCCTTGAGGTCAGGTAGTAGTAGTTCTTGGTGGTGTGGAACTGTGAAAGATCTGAGCTTGTAAAATCTTTCATGGTGGTGAGAAGTGAAAGTGTGAAACTGTGATAAGATTTGAGATTGTGAAATTTTGGGGGTGGTTCTCTTGTCATGATGTATAGTAGGGTCCAGCACTGGACTGGTTGATGTTGTTGGCTTCAAAGGTTAGGGATAGAGAAAGCCTGAAGAGGAGAGGTGTAGTAGGATATAAGATCTGAGAAAGCCAGAGATGAGAGTGAGGAGAAGGCAGTGGTGTGGCCAAGCTTGAATGCTCCAGTGAGGCTGCTTCTCTGGCTGCCAAGCTGATGgacgcgccgccatcgccagaTCGGCTCGCCGGATCAGTGGAGCTCCATGCTTCTCCAGGCTGCTGctgattgagagagagagagagagagagagagagagagagagagaaacagtttttttttttcaggaggaATTCATCAGGAATCTGCTGTGCTCCTTTTCTCTGGGAGAGAAGCAAAGAGCAGGTACTTCACTACCCCCTCCCCCCACTGTTGAGGTAGTTGTGCTTTGCCTTTCTTGCATCTGAAATGATGATGTTGCTGTTCTTGCCATGATTGATGATTCCCCTGATAAAGCTAAGCTAGAGTCTGCATATATGGGCATTCATTGATACTCTTGGTAGCACATCTTGTGGTGGTTGTACTTCTCTCTCAAACTTCAATGATGCACAGTTGAGTCAAGTGTCAGCTATGCCATAAATCTGTCCTGATTTCTGCAACTTCTAATTGagttatattttctttttgagtATCTGTCCTTCTCATATTTCATTTTGTTGATTTAAAGgttggagcagcagcagctgggatCTGTAACTGGCATGGGTTCTTTTGGGATGGACTGGAATCAGAAGAGCTCGGTGTTGTGGGATTGGGAGAATATGCCGCCGATAGGAAATAGCGCGAACGAGAATCCCAAGAATGTGATGCTGGCTGAATCAAAACTTGCAGGTGTTGGGGTTGACATAGGCCATGAATCAGGCCATTCTTCTGGTGGTACTTTCTCTTCTAGCTCAGAGATTGGGTATGGTTCATCCAAGAGTTCCATATCCGCGTCGATCGATTCTCCGTCCAAAGTGGGGAACACCATAGAGCTCAATTTTGCATCTGCGGAAGAGCATGATAAGAACATGGACAAGGGTAAGAGTAAAGTTGATGACACCGGAACTTCTCGATCACCGGTGGTAGCAGCCAATCGTGTAGAGCCCTTGATTGGCCTGAAGCTTGGCAAGAGAACCTATTTTGAAGATGTCTGTGGAGGGCAGAATGTCAAGAGTTCTCCATCTGGTGTGAGTGTGGCTACCCCATCTCCTGGTCTGGCCAAGAAGGTGAAGGTGGCTCAGCAGAACACTCAGAACCCACACTGTCAAGTTGAAGGCTGCAATGTTGATCTCTCTTCTGCTAAACCTTACCATCGAAAGCACCGAGTCTGTGAACCTCACAGCAAGACTCTTAAAGTCATCGTTGCGGGTCTTGAGCGACGCTTTTGCCAACAGTGTAGTCGGTGAGATTTTCTTCTTGGTTACTAAATATGTTGTCTGCTTGTTATCTTGAATCCGATCTTAGCACCCTTGATTAAGGTAAAGTAAAATTGTTCTTGTTTCATTCTTTTCTTTGAACTTCTGCTGTTTTTGTAGGTTTCACGGTTTAGCTGAGTTCGACCAGAAAAAACGAAGCTGTCGCAGGCGCCTCCATGATCACAATGCCCGCAGACGGAAGCCACAACCAGAAGCAATTTCCTTAAGTTCGTCGAGGCTCTCTACATTACTCTATGGTGGTATTAAGATTCTATTTGCATTATAGTTCTGTGAAATTGAAGCTTATTTTGTCATCTACCCAGTTTAAatctcacccccccccccccaatacCATAAATATTGTCACCGAACTGATCGGTACTAAAACATGGGAAGTTTCAACTGTGCCATCTCTTTGTATTGTTATTTCTGCACATAATACTTCAGAAAGAAAAATCACTCTGAAAAATTAACGAATTGGAGCACAGAAGTTGTTGAGTATCTGAGTAAGCATTAACTAAAATTTCAAGAAGTGCACATTGAATTTAGTGTACCCGTAAGTTGTACAAAAGTGGCTTTAACTTCCATAATAGGCAATAGTACAATAGTAATAAGCAACCTATTTCTTCTCGTTAGTCGTTACATCTGTTTAGCTTAGCGCTGAAattgttgtgacttgtgaccGTCCTAAGCAGATGCAAGGCAACAGGCAAGTTTTCTATTTGGTCAAGCTCCTTATGGTCAGATGGGAAGCTGTGCAAGTTCTTGGGATAACCCAGTACCAGGAGGCTTCAAATTTACAGCAACAAAAGCTCCTTGGTCAAGGCCAACAATAGCTGCCGGTGTTGATGGGACGCATGTATCTAATCAGCAGGCATCGGGCAATGTACTGCCACATGGAGCACATCATAGTTTTGATGGTCTCATGGCGTTCAAAGAAACCAACGCGAAGGTCCTTAACCAAGGTATTTTGTTTCTCTAGCTATTTATAGATGAACTTTCCAAAAGAAAAAGGTGAGAGGTTAACATTCTGAAAGCAAAAGatgagaaaataataataatgttggGTCTTTCACCCGCATAAAAATTGTTCTCACAACTCCTTATGAGGAAAAAGAGCATAGACGGATGCGCCTATGTAGTCCTAGAAGCTATTTTATATGATGGTGCCTCTTGGGATGCTTCTTCTTGATTCTAGCTGATCATTGGTGTTTCTGTGAAGTTATTAGATGGTATGGAACTCTATGCACTTAGGACGTATGGTCGTATCATTTCATTAGATAAGTTTTTCCCATGACTACATGTCtggttatttatttttacaacaCGAGAACCTGATTGTTGGGCTACGTTCTTCTCCATGTTCTTTTCTTTGCTACTGACTTCTGATTAAACTCATCCTTTGTCTACATCAGCTTCTTTTTCTTACCAAAGATTGATCCAGCTTTATATAAAAGCCGGAGAAAAGTCTTACAGACATTACAGACTAAGACTGAAAGAAAACTACATTAGCTTCTTGCTTGATTTTAAAAGTACTATTGCATTGTGCCGCAGCAAGTGTCCACATACCACAATCTTTCCCATGAAACTCATCCTTTTTAGCAGAGCTGTCACCATCCTCCAGTTGCTGACACCTTAACATTGAGTCAGCTCACAATAATGTAGGCACAAAGCTACAACATGTGAAACAAATTTCCGGACCCCACTCCTTGCAATCTAGGACAGCTTGTAGTGACGTGTGTAAGGTGAGTGGTATATATCGATATCATAGATTGGTTTGAAGCTCTGTTATGTTCTGTGAAGTAGACTGCAATCACTGAAAACCTTTGCGTTTTCGCATGTTATTGGAGCTTCATTTGTGGCCGGTAACCACCCACCTTTGGTGTTTCTTCATTTGGCCCAACTCTTGTACAATGACTAGCACCAGAATGTCCTGATCAAGCATGATTCTGCTTCAACAGCTTAGTTGAGTGTAATAATGTGCATGCAGGAAAGCTTTAAGCTTTTGACCAAAATGGAGGGAGTCGCAATCTGTTGGATAATCTAATCATCATTACTTCTAGTAGGACCAAGATCCTCTACATGGAAAACCTGGGCTCATATATACTACTAGAAGAGAGGAATTATCTTCACTGAGATTTTTGTTGCAATCTGTTCATAGTTACCATGATATATATGACTTCAATTCCAGCTGCATCTGCTCATACGATCTTTTTTCGGTTATTTATCCGCATAAAACTTACAGTTCTACTCACTAATTTTTCAGGCATGGAAGCTTCTGCTGTCGCTTCCGGCTCCGCTAGAGGCCCAGACTTTGAGCatgctctctctcttctgtcAATCGATTCAGTGGGTGCTGCAAACCTTCAGCCAGGTTCTCAGATTCACCCTGGTGTCACCGCCATTGCCGGCACCTCCAACCCTGTCATGATGCCATCTCCAGCAATCTGGCAAGGAGGCTTGTCCCTTGATCAGCAGGCGCAGTTTCAGGCTTTCGACCGCCttggcaacgacgacgacgaagatcATCTCCAGCTCCCAAAGCCTTCCTATGACAACTCCCACTATGATCAGATGAACTGACGATGTTTCAGATGTCGCGCAATCGACATGGCTTCTGCTCTTATCTGAAATTTCTGAAATCTGGAACTGCATTCTTGGTGTTCTGAAGAATAAAGGTGTGCGAGAAACTTGAAC of the Oryza sativa Japonica Group chromosome 2, ASM3414082v1 genome contains:
- the LOC9270639 gene encoding squamosa promoter-binding-like protein 3 isoform X6 — its product is MGSFGMDWNQKSSVLWDWENMPPIGNSANENPKNVMLAESKLAGVGVDIGHESGHSSGGTFSSSSEIGYGSSKSSISASIDSPSKVGNTIELNFASAEEHDKNMDKGKSKVDDTGTSRSPVVAANRVEPLIGLKLGKRTYFEDVCGGQNVKSSPSGVSVATPSPGLAKKVKVAQQNTQNPHCQVEGCNVDLSSAKPYHRKHRVCEPHSKTLKVIVAGLERRFCQQCSRFHGLAEFDQKKRSCRRRLHDHNARRRKPQPEAISLNARQQASFLFGQAPYGQMGSCASSWDNPVPGGFKFTATKAPWSRPTIAAGVDGTHVSNQQASGNVLPHGAHHSFDGLMAFKETNAKVLNQGMEASAVASGSARGPDFEHALSLLSIDSVGAANLQPGSQIHPGVTAIAGTSNPVMMPSPAIWQGGLSLDQQAQFQAFDRLGNDDDEDHLQLPKPSYDNSHYDQMN
- the LOC9270639 gene encoding squamosa promoter-binding-like protein 3 isoform X4, producing the protein MGSFGMDWNQKSSVLWDWENMPPIGNSANENPKNVMLAESKLAGVGVDIGHESGHSSGGTFSSSSEIGYGSSKSSISASIDSPSKVGNTIELNFASAEEHDKNMDKGKSKVDDTGTSRSPVVAANRVEPLIGLKLGKRTYFEDVCGGQNVKSSPSGVSVATPSPGLAKKVKVAQQNTQNPHCQVEGCNVDLSSAKPYHRKHRVCEPHSKTLKVIVAGLERRFCQQCSRFHGLAEFDQKKRSCRRRLHDHNARRRKPQPEAISLSSSRLSTLLYDARQQASFLFGQAPYGQMGSCASSWDNPVPGGFKFTATKAPWSRPTIAAGVDGTHVSNQQASGNVLPHGAHHSFDGLMAFKETNAKVLNQGMEASAVASGSARGPDFEHALSLLSIDSVGAANLQPGSQIHPGVTAIAGTSNPVMMPSPAIWQGGLSLDQQAQFQAFDRLGNDDDEDHLQLPKPSYDNSHYDQMN
- the LOC9270639 gene encoding squamosa promoter-binding-like protein 3 isoform X1 — encoded protein: MGSFGMDWNQKSSVLWDWENMPPIGNSANENPKNVMLAESKLAGVGVDIGHESGHSSGGTFSSSSEIGYGSSKSSISASIDSPSKVGNTIELNFASAEEHDKNMDKGKSKVDDTGTSRSPVVAANRVEPLIGLKLGKRTYFEDVCGGQNVKSSPSGVSVATPSPGLAKKVKVAQQNTQNPHCQVEGCNVDLSSAKPYHRKHRVCEPHSKTLKVIVAGLERRFCQQCSRFHGLAEFDQKKRSCRRRLHDHNARRRKPQPEAISLSSSRLSTLLYGADARQQASFLFGQAPYGQMGSCASSWDNPVPGGFKFTATKAPWSRPTIAAGVDGTHVSNQQASGNVLPHGAHHSFDGLMAFKETNAKVLNQGMEASAVASGSARGPDFEHALSLLSIDSVGAANLQPGSQIHPGVTAIAGTSNPVMMPSPAIWQGGLSLDQQAQFQAFDRLGNDDDEDHLQLPKPSYDNSHYDQMN
- the LOC9270639 gene encoding squamosa promoter-binding-like protein 3 isoform X5, coding for MGSFGMDWNQKSSVLWDWENMPPIGNSANENPKNVMLAESKLAGVGVDIGHESGHSSGGTFSSSSEIGYGSSKSSISASIDSPSKVGNTIELNFASAEEHDKNMDKGKSKVDDTGTSRSPVVAANRVEPLIGLKLGKRTYFEDVCGGQNVKSSPSGVSVATPSPGLAKKVKVAQQNTQNPHCQVEGCNVDLSSAKPYHRKHRVCEPHSKTLKVIVAGLERRFCQQCSRFHGLAEFDQKKRSCRRRLHDHNARRRKPQPEAISLTDARQQASFLFGQAPYGQMGSCASSWDNPVPGGFKFTATKAPWSRPTIAAGVDGTHVSNQQASGNVLPHGAHHSFDGLMAFKETNAKVLNQGMEASAVASGSARGPDFEHALSLLSIDSVGAANLQPGSQIHPGVTAIAGTSNPVMMPSPAIWQGGLSLDQQAQFQAFDRLGNDDDEDHLQLPKPSYDNSHYDQMN
- the LOC9270639 gene encoding squamosa promoter-binding-like protein 3 isoform X3: MGSFGMDWNQKSSVLWDWENMPPIGNSANENPKNVMLAESKLAGVGVDIGHESGHSSGGTFSSSSEIGYGSSKSSISASIDSPSKVGNTIELNFASAEEHDKNMDKGKSKVDDTGTSRSPVVAANRVEPLIGLKLGKRTYFEDVCGGQNVKSSPSGVSVATPSPGLAKKVKVAQQNTQNPHCQVEGCNVDLSSAKPYHRKHRVCEPHSKTLKVIVAGLERRFCQQCSRFHGLAEFDQKKRSCRRRLHDHNARRRKPQPEAISLSSSRLSTLLYADARQQASFLFGQAPYGQMGSCASSWDNPVPGGFKFTATKAPWSRPTIAAGVDGTHVSNQQASGNVLPHGAHHSFDGLMAFKETNAKVLNQGMEASAVASGSARGPDFEHALSLLSIDSVGAANLQPGSQIHPGVTAIAGTSNPVMMPSPAIWQGGLSLDQQAQFQAFDRLGNDDDEDHLQLPKPSYDNSHYDQMN
- the LOC9270639 gene encoding squamosa promoter-binding-like protein 3 isoform X2, with the protein product MGSFGMDWNQKSSVLWDWENMPPIGNSANENPKNVMLAESKLAGVGVDIGHESGHSSGGTFSSSSEIGYGSSKSSISASIDSPSKVGNTIELNFASAEEHDKNMDKGKSKVDDTGTSRSPVVAANRVEPLIGLKLGKRTYFEDVCGGQNVKSSPSGVSVATPSPGLAKKVKVAQQNTQNPHCQVEGCNVDLSSAKPYHRKHRVCEPHSKTLKVIVAGLERRFCQQCSRFHGLAEFDQKKRSCRRRLHDHNARRRKPQPEAISLSSSRLSTLLYGDARQQASFLFGQAPYGQMGSCASSWDNPVPGGFKFTATKAPWSRPTIAAGVDGTHVSNQQASGNVLPHGAHHSFDGLMAFKETNAKVLNQGMEASAVASGSARGPDFEHALSLLSIDSVGAANLQPGSQIHPGVTAIAGTSNPVMMPSPAIWQGGLSLDQQAQFQAFDRLGNDDDEDHLQLPKPSYDNSHYDQMN